The Gavia stellata isolate bGavSte3 chromosome 1, bGavSte3.hap2, whole genome shotgun sequence genome has a segment encoding these proteins:
- the CCT8 gene encoding T-complex protein 1 subunit theta isoform X1 has protein sequence MALHVPKAPGFAQMLKEGAKHYSGLEEAVYRNIQACKELAQTTRTAYGPNGMNKMVINHLEKLFVTNDAATILRELEVQHPAAKMLVMASHMQEQEVGDGTNFVLVFAGVLLELAEDLLRMGLSVSEVIEGYEKACKKALEILPDLVCCSAKNLRDVEEVASLLHTSVMSKQYGNEQFLAKLIAQACVSILPDSGHFNVDNIRVCKIVGAGISASSVLHGMVFKKETEGDVTSVKDAKIAVYSCPFDGMITETKGTVLIKNAEELMNFSKGEENLMDLQVKAIADSGANVVVTGGKVADMALHYANKYNLMLVRLNSKWDLRRLCKTVGATALPRLTPPTLEEMGHCDSVYLSEVGDTQVVVFKHEKEDGAISTILIRGSTDNLMDDIERAVDDGVNTFKVLTRDKRLVPGGGATEIELAKQITSYGETCPGLDQYAIKKFAEAFEAIPRALAENSGVKANEVISKLYAVHQEGNKNVGFDIEAEAAAVKDMLEAGVLDTYLGKSWGIKLATNAAVTVLRVDQIIMAKTAGGPKAPKQQGHWDKDDWKDEPEK, from the exons aTGGCGCTGCACGTCCCCAAGGCCCCGGGCTTCGCCCAGATGCTCAAGGAGGGGGCGAAG cattattCGGGACTAGAAGAAGCTGTCTATAGGAACATCCAGGCATGCAAAGAACTTGCTCAAACCACCCGTACAGCTTATGGACCAAATG GAATGAATAAAATGGTTATCAATCATCTGGAGAAGCTTTTTGTTACAAATGATGCTGCTACTATCTTGAGAGAGCTGGAG GTCCAGCATCCTGCTGCAAAAATGCTTGTGATGGCTTCCCATATGCAAGAGCAAGAAGTTGGGGATGGAACAAACTTTGTCCTTGTTTTTGCTGGAGTTCTTCTGGAGTTAGCAGAAGACCTTCTGAGGATGGGGTTATCAGTCTCAGAG GTGATTGAAGGATATGAAAAGGCTTGCAAGAAAGCCCTAGAAATTCTTCCAGACTTGGTGTGCTGTTCTGCAAAGAACCTTCGAGATGTTGAAGAAGTCGCATCTTTGTTGCACACTTCGGTGATGAGCAAACAATATGGCAATGAACAATTTTTGGCAAAGCTTATTGCTCAAGCCTGTG TTTCTATTCTTCCTGATTCTGGTCATTTCAACGTTGATAATATCAGAGTGTGCAAAATTGTG ggTGCTGGTATCTCTGCTTCCTCAGTACTGCATGGcatggtttttaaaaaagaaactgaaggagATGTTACTTCTGTCAAAGATGCAAAAATAGCTGTGTATTCCTGCCCTTTTGATGGTATGATAACTGAAACTAAG GGCACCGTACTTATAAAGAACGCTGAAGAACTGATGAATTTCAGtaagggagaagaaaatctaATGGATTTGCAAGTGAAAGCTATTGCTGATAGTGGTGCAAATGTAGTAGTAACAGGCGGCAAAGTGGCAGACATGGCACTTCATTATGCCAACAAATACAATCTTATGTTAGTCAG gttgAACTCAAAGTGGGATCTGAGAAGACTGTGCAAAACTGTTGGTGCAACAGCCCTACCCAGACTG actCCCCCTACTCTAGAAGAAATGGGTCACTGCGATAGTGTATATTTATCGGAGGTTGGGGATACGCAAGTTGTTGTTTTTAAGCATG AAAAGGAGGATGGTGCCATTTCTACTATACTCATTCGTGGATCTACAGACAATCTGATGGATGACATAGAGAGAGCAGTGGATGATGGTGTAAATACTTTCAAAGTACTCACAAGG GATAAACGTCTGGTTCCTGGAGGTGGTGCAACAGAGATTGAATTAGCCAAGCAGATCACATCTTACGGAGAG ACTTGTCCTGGGCTTGACCAATATGCCATCAAGAAGTTTGCTGAAGCATTTGAAGCCATTCCTCGAGCACTGGCAGAAAACTCTGGAGTAAAGGCTAATGAGGTCATCTCCAAACTTTATGCTGTGCATCAGGAAGGGAACAAAAATGTTGGATTTGATATTGAG GCCgaagctgctgctgtgaagGATATGTTGGAAGCTGGTGTATTAGACACATATCTTGGAAAATCCTGGGGAATCAAGCTAGCTACAAATGCAGCAGTAACTGTCCTAAGGGTAGATCAG ATTATTATGGCAAAAACAGCAGGCGGTCCAAAAGCCCCTAAGCAACAAGGACATTGGGATAAGGATGACTGGAAAGATGAGCCTGAAAAATAG
- the CCT8 gene encoding T-complex protein 1 subunit theta isoform X3, with the protein MALHVPKAPGFAQMLKEGAKHYSGLEEAVYRNIQACKELAQTTRTAYGPNGMNKMVINHLEKLFVTNDAATILRELEVQHPAAKMLVMASHMQEQEVGDGTNFVLVFAGVLLELAEDLLRMGLSVSEVIEGYEKACKKALEILPDLVCCSAKNLRDVEEVASLLHTSVMSKQYGNEQFLAKLIAQACVSILPDSGHFNVDNIRVCKIVGAGISASSVLHGMVFKKETEGDVTSVKDAKIAVYSCPFDGMITETKGTVLIKNAEELMNFSKGEENLMDLQVKAIADSGANVVVTGGKVADMALHYANKYNLMLVRLNSKWDLRRLCKTVGATALPRLTPPTLEEMGHCDSVYLSEVGDTQVVVFKHEKEDGAISTILIRGSTDNLMDDIERAVDDGVNTFKVLTRDKRLVPGGGATEIELAKQITSYGETCPGLDQYAIKKFAEAFEAIPRALAENSGVKANEVISKLYAVHQEGNKNVGFDIEAEAAAVKDMLEAGVLDTYLGKSWGIKLATNAAVTVLRVDQIIMAKPAGGPKPPSGKKDWDEDQND; encoded by the exons aTGGCGCTGCACGTCCCCAAGGCCCCGGGCTTCGCCCAGATGCTCAAGGAGGGGGCGAAG cattattCGGGACTAGAAGAAGCTGTCTATAGGAACATCCAGGCATGCAAAGAACTTGCTCAAACCACCCGTACAGCTTATGGACCAAATG GAATGAATAAAATGGTTATCAATCATCTGGAGAAGCTTTTTGTTACAAATGATGCTGCTACTATCTTGAGAGAGCTGGAG GTCCAGCATCCTGCTGCAAAAATGCTTGTGATGGCTTCCCATATGCAAGAGCAAGAAGTTGGGGATGGAACAAACTTTGTCCTTGTTTTTGCTGGAGTTCTTCTGGAGTTAGCAGAAGACCTTCTGAGGATGGGGTTATCAGTCTCAGAG GTGATTGAAGGATATGAAAAGGCTTGCAAGAAAGCCCTAGAAATTCTTCCAGACTTGGTGTGCTGTTCTGCAAAGAACCTTCGAGATGTTGAAGAAGTCGCATCTTTGTTGCACACTTCGGTGATGAGCAAACAATATGGCAATGAACAATTTTTGGCAAAGCTTATTGCTCAAGCCTGTG TTTCTATTCTTCCTGATTCTGGTCATTTCAACGTTGATAATATCAGAGTGTGCAAAATTGTG ggTGCTGGTATCTCTGCTTCCTCAGTACTGCATGGcatggtttttaaaaaagaaactgaaggagATGTTACTTCTGTCAAAGATGCAAAAATAGCTGTGTATTCCTGCCCTTTTGATGGTATGATAACTGAAACTAAG GGCACCGTACTTATAAAGAACGCTGAAGAACTGATGAATTTCAGtaagggagaagaaaatctaATGGATTTGCAAGTGAAAGCTATTGCTGATAGTGGTGCAAATGTAGTAGTAACAGGCGGCAAAGTGGCAGACATGGCACTTCATTATGCCAACAAATACAATCTTATGTTAGTCAG gttgAACTCAAAGTGGGATCTGAGAAGACTGTGCAAAACTGTTGGTGCAACAGCCCTACCCAGACTG actCCCCCTACTCTAGAAGAAATGGGTCACTGCGATAGTGTATATTTATCGGAGGTTGGGGATACGCAAGTTGTTGTTTTTAAGCATG AAAAGGAGGATGGTGCCATTTCTACTATACTCATTCGTGGATCTACAGACAATCTGATGGATGACATAGAGAGAGCAGTGGATGATGGTGTAAATACTTTCAAAGTACTCACAAGG GATAAACGTCTGGTTCCTGGAGGTGGTGCAACAGAGATTGAATTAGCCAAGCAGATCACATCTTACGGAGAG ACTTGTCCTGGGCTTGACCAATATGCCATCAAGAAGTTTGCTGAAGCATTTGAAGCCATTCCTCGAGCACTGGCAGAAAACTCTGGAGTAAAGGCTAATGAGGTCATCTCCAAACTTTATGCTGTGCATCAGGAAGGGAACAAAAATGTTGGATTTGATATTGAG GCCgaagctgctgctgtgaagGATATGTTGGAAGCTGGTGTATTAGACACATATCTTGGAAAATCCTGGGGAATCAAGCTAGCTACAAATGCAGCAGTAACTGTCCTAAGGGTAGATCAG ATCATTATGGCAAAACCAGCTGGTGGCCCTAAACCTCCATCAGGAAAGAAAGACTGGGATGAAGACCAAAATGATTGA
- the CCT8 gene encoding T-complex protein 1 subunit theta isoform X2: MALHVPKAPGFAQMLKEGAKHYSGLEEAVYRNIQACKELAQTTRTAYGPNGMNKMVINHLEKLFVTNDAATILRELEVQHPAAKMLVMASHMQEQEVGDGTNFVLVFAGVLLELAEDLLRMGLSVSEVIEGYEKACKKALEILPDLVCCSAKNLRDVEEVASLLHTSVMSKQYGNEQFLAKLIAQACVSILPDSGHFNVDNIRVCKIVGAGISASSVLHGMVFKKETEGDVTSVKDAKIAVYSCPFDGMITETKGTVLIKNAEELMNFSKGEENLMDLQVKAIADSGANVVVTGGKVADMALHYANKYNLMLVRLNSKWDLRRLCKTVGATALPRLTPPTLEEMGHCDSVYLSEVGDTQVVVFKHEKEDGAISTILIRGSTDNLMDDIERAVDDGVNTFKVLTRDKRLVPGGGATEIELAKQITSYGETCPGLDQYAIKKFAEAFEAIPRALAENSGVKANEVISKLYAVHQEGNKNVGFDIEAEAAAVKDMLEAGVLDTYLGKSWGIKLATNAAVTVLRVDQIIMAKTAGGPKAPKQQGHWDKDDWKDEPEK; the protein is encoded by the exons aTGGCGCTGCACGTCCCCAAGGCCCCGGGCTTCGCCCAGATGCTCAAGGAGGGGGCGAAG cattattCGGGACTAGAAGAAGCTGTCTATAGGAACATCCAGGCATGCAAAGAACTTGCTCAAACCACCCGTACAGCTTATGGACCAAATG GAATGAATAAAATGGTTATCAATCATCTGGAGAAGCTTTTTGTTACAAATGATGCTGCTACTATCTTGAGAGAGCTGGAG GTCCAGCATCCTGCTGCAAAAATGCTTGTGATGGCTTCCCATATGCAAGAGCAAGAAGTTGGGGATGGAACAAACTTTGTCCTTGTTTTTGCTGGAGTTCTTCTGGAGTTAGCAGAAGACCTTCTGAGGATGGGGTTATCAGTCTCAGAG GTGATTGAAGGATATGAAAAGGCTTGCAAGAAAGCCCTAGAAATTCTTCCAGACTTGGTGTGCTGTTCTGCAAAGAACCTTCGAGATGTTGAAGAAGTCGCATCTTTGTTGCACACTTCGGTGATGAGCAAACAATATGGCAATGAACAATTTTTGGCAAAGCTTATTGCTCAAGCCTGTG TTTCTATTCTTCCTGATTCTGGTCATTTCAACGTTGATAATATCAGAGTGTGCAAAATTGTG ggTGCTGGTATCTCTGCTTCCTCAGTACTGCATGGcatggtttttaaaaaagaaactgaaggagATGTTACTTCTGTCAAAGATGCAAAAATAGCTGTGTATTCCTGCCCTTTTGATGGTATGATAACTGAAACTAAG GGCACCGTACTTATAAAGAACGCTGAAGAACTGATGAATTTCAGtaagggagaagaaaatctaATGGATTTGCAAGTGAAAGCTATTGCTGATAGTGGTGCAAATGTAGTAGTAACAGGCGGCAAAGTGGCAGACATGGCACTTCATTATGCCAACAAATACAATCTTATGTTAGTCAG gttgAACTCAAAGTGGGATCTGAGAAGACTGTGCAAAACTGTTGGTGCAACAGCCCTACCCAGACTG actCCCCCTACTCTAGAAGAAATGGGTCACTGCGATAGTGTATATTTATCGGAGGTTGGGGATACGCAAGTTGTTGTTTTTAAGCATG AAAAGGAGGATGGTGCCATTTCTACTATACTCATTCGTGGATCTACAGACAATCTGATGGATGACATAGAGAGAGCAGTGGATGATGGTGTAAATACTTTCAAAGTACTCACAAGG GATAAACGTCTGGTTCCTGGAGGTGGTGCAACAGAGATTGAATTAGCCAAGCAGATCACATCTTACGGAGAG ACTTGTCCTGGGCTTGACCAATATGCCATCAAGAAGTTTGCTGAAGCATTTGAAGCCATTCCTCGAGCACTGGCAGAAAACTCTGGAGTAAAGGCTAATGAGGTCATCTCCAAACTTTATGCTGTGCATCAGGAAGGGAACAAAAATGTTGGATTTGATATTGAG GCCgaagctgctgctgtgaagGATATGTTGGAAGCTGGTGTATTAGACACATATCTTGGAAAATCCTGGGGAATCAAGCTAGCTACAAATGCAGCAGTAACTGTCCTAAGGGTAGATCAG ATTATTATGGCAAAAACAGCAGGCGGTCCAAAAGCCCCTAAGCAACAAGGACATTGGGATAAGGATGACTGGAAAGATGAGCCTGAAAAATA A
- the CCT8 gene encoding T-complex protein 1 subunit theta isoform X4 produces the protein MDQMVQHPAAKMLVMASHMQEQEVGDGTNFVLVFAGVLLELAEDLLRMGLSVSEVIEGYEKACKKALEILPDLVCCSAKNLRDVEEVASLLHTSVMSKQYGNEQFLAKLIAQACVSILPDSGHFNVDNIRVCKIVGAGISASSVLHGMVFKKETEGDVTSVKDAKIAVYSCPFDGMITETKGTVLIKNAEELMNFSKGEENLMDLQVKAIADSGANVVVTGGKVADMALHYANKYNLMLVRLNSKWDLRRLCKTVGATALPRLTPPTLEEMGHCDSVYLSEVGDTQVVVFKHEKEDGAISTILIRGSTDNLMDDIERAVDDGVNTFKVLTRDKRLVPGGGATEIELAKQITSYGETCPGLDQYAIKKFAEAFEAIPRALAENSGVKANEVISKLYAVHQEGNKNVGFDIEAEAAAVKDMLEAGVLDTYLGKSWGIKLATNAAVTVLRVDQIIMAKPAGGPKPPSGKKDWDEDQND, from the exons ATGGACCAAATG GTCCAGCATCCTGCTGCAAAAATGCTTGTGATGGCTTCCCATATGCAAGAGCAAGAAGTTGGGGATGGAACAAACTTTGTCCTTGTTTTTGCTGGAGTTCTTCTGGAGTTAGCAGAAGACCTTCTGAGGATGGGGTTATCAGTCTCAGAG GTGATTGAAGGATATGAAAAGGCTTGCAAGAAAGCCCTAGAAATTCTTCCAGACTTGGTGTGCTGTTCTGCAAAGAACCTTCGAGATGTTGAAGAAGTCGCATCTTTGTTGCACACTTCGGTGATGAGCAAACAATATGGCAATGAACAATTTTTGGCAAAGCTTATTGCTCAAGCCTGTG TTTCTATTCTTCCTGATTCTGGTCATTTCAACGTTGATAATATCAGAGTGTGCAAAATTGTG ggTGCTGGTATCTCTGCTTCCTCAGTACTGCATGGcatggtttttaaaaaagaaactgaaggagATGTTACTTCTGTCAAAGATGCAAAAATAGCTGTGTATTCCTGCCCTTTTGATGGTATGATAACTGAAACTAAG GGCACCGTACTTATAAAGAACGCTGAAGAACTGATGAATTTCAGtaagggagaagaaaatctaATGGATTTGCAAGTGAAAGCTATTGCTGATAGTGGTGCAAATGTAGTAGTAACAGGCGGCAAAGTGGCAGACATGGCACTTCATTATGCCAACAAATACAATCTTATGTTAGTCAG gttgAACTCAAAGTGGGATCTGAGAAGACTGTGCAAAACTGTTGGTGCAACAGCCCTACCCAGACTG actCCCCCTACTCTAGAAGAAATGGGTCACTGCGATAGTGTATATTTATCGGAGGTTGGGGATACGCAAGTTGTTGTTTTTAAGCATG AAAAGGAGGATGGTGCCATTTCTACTATACTCATTCGTGGATCTACAGACAATCTGATGGATGACATAGAGAGAGCAGTGGATGATGGTGTAAATACTTTCAAAGTACTCACAAGG GATAAACGTCTGGTTCCTGGAGGTGGTGCAACAGAGATTGAATTAGCCAAGCAGATCACATCTTACGGAGAG ACTTGTCCTGGGCTTGACCAATATGCCATCAAGAAGTTTGCTGAAGCATTTGAAGCCATTCCTCGAGCACTGGCAGAAAACTCTGGAGTAAAGGCTAATGAGGTCATCTCCAAACTTTATGCTGTGCATCAGGAAGGGAACAAAAATGTTGGATTTGATATTGAG GCCgaagctgctgctgtgaagGATATGTTGGAAGCTGGTGTATTAGACACATATCTTGGAAAATCCTGGGGAATCAAGCTAGCTACAAATGCAGCAGTAACTGTCCTAAGGGTAGATCAG ATCATTATGGCAAAACCAGCTGGTGGCCCTAAACCTCCATCAGGAAAGAAAGACTGGGATGAAGACCAAAATGATTGA